The following proteins are co-located in the Ictalurus punctatus breed USDA103 chromosome 14, Coco_2.0, whole genome shotgun sequence genome:
- the nap1l4a gene encoding nucleosome assembly protein 1-like 4a isoform X1 → MEARKNEKNDARGKGGNKGSQGDRPEIISQVERIPNVSALPKAVKRRVYALKRLQVQSAHIEAKFYEEVHELERKYAGLYQPIFNKRRAVVSGAVEPTDDECEWQSEGEEEELSEDMKKAALEEKKEDSATAEDPKGIPEFWLTIFKHVDMLGEMLQEHDEPILKHLQDITVKFSAPGEPMSFTLEFHFEPNSYFSNTILTKTYKMKSEPDSADPFSFEGPEIVDCEGCKIDWQKGKDVTVKTIKKKQKHKGRGTVRTITKEVAQDSFFNFFNPVKASPDGMDEDLDFTLATDFEIGHFFRERIIPRAVLYFTGEALEDDESFEEEDVEEGDEEDLDEEGEEEDEGDIDPTKQPQPAECNQQ, encoded by the exons ATGGAGGCGcgaaaaaatgaaaagaatgacgCCAGAG GTAAGGGAGGAAACAAAGGCTCACAGGGTGACAGACCAGAAATCATCTCTCAAGTAGAAAG GATACCGAATGTCAGTGCCCTGCCCAAAGCAGTGAAGAGGAGAGTGTACGCTCTGAAGAGACTGCAGGTCCAGAGCGCTCATATAGAGGCCAAGTTCTATGAGGAAGTCCATGAGTTGGAGAGAAAGTATGCTGGTCTCTACCAGCCCATCTTTAACAAG AGACGGGCAGTGGTGTCTGGAGCAGTGGAGCCAACAGATGATGAATGCGAGTGGCAGAGTgaaggagaggaggaagagctGTCT GAGGATATGAAGAAGGCTGCTCtggaagagaagaaagaagattCAGCCACTGCTGAGGACCCTAAAGGCATCCCAGAGTTCTGGCTGACTATCTTCAAACATGTGGACATGCTGGGGGAAATGTTACAG GAGCATGACGAGCCCATCCTGAAACACTTGCAGGacatcacagtgaaattctctGCGCCAGGAGAGCCAATG AGCTTCACTTTGGAGTTCCATTTCGAGCCCAACAGCTACTTCAGCAATACCATCCTCACTAAAACGTACAAGATGAAATCGGAGCCAGATTCAGCAGACCCTTTCTCATTTGAGGGGCCAGAGATAGTGGACTGTGAGGG CTGCAAGATAGACTGGCAGAAAGGCAAGGACGTAACTGTGAAAACTATTAAGAAAAAGCAGAAGCACAAAGGTAGAGGAACAGTGAGGACCATCACCAAGGAAGTGGCACAGGATTccttctttaatttttttaaccctGTCAAAG CGTCTCCAGATGGAATG GATGAGGACCTGGACTTCACTCTTGCCACAGACTTTGAGATAGGTCATTTTTTCAGAGAGCGTATCATCCCCAGAGCTGTGCTGTATTTCACAGGAGAGGCTTTGGAAGATGATGAAAGT TTTGAAGAGGAGGATGTTGAAGAAGGCGATGAGGAG gaCCTTGATGAGGAGGgtgaagaggaagatgaaggcGATATTGACCCCACA aaacaGCCTCAGCCAGCGGAGTGTAATCAGCAGTAA
- the nap1l4a gene encoding nucleosome assembly protein 1-like 4a isoform X2, translating into MEARKNEKNDARGKGGNKGSQGDRPEIISQVERIPNVSALPKAVKRRVYALKRLQVQSAHIEAKFYEEVHELERKYAGLYQPIFNKRRAVVSGAVEPTDDECEWQSEGEEEELSEDMKKAALEEKKEDSATAEDPKGIPEFWLTIFKHVDMLGEMLQEHDEPILKHLQDITVKFSAPGEPMSFTLEFHFEPNSYFSNTILTKTYKMKSEPDSADPFSFEGPEIVDCEGCKIDWQKGKDVTVKTIKKKQKHKGRGTVRTITKEVAQDSFFNFFNPVKASPDGMDEDLDFTLATDFEIGHFFRERIIPRAVLYFTGEALEDDESFEEEDVEEGDEEDLDEEGEEEDEGDIDPTA; encoded by the exons ATGGAGGCGcgaaaaaatgaaaagaatgacgCCAGAG GTAAGGGAGGAAACAAAGGCTCACAGGGTGACAGACCAGAAATCATCTCTCAAGTAGAAAG GATACCGAATGTCAGTGCCCTGCCCAAAGCAGTGAAGAGGAGAGTGTACGCTCTGAAGAGACTGCAGGTCCAGAGCGCTCATATAGAGGCCAAGTTCTATGAGGAAGTCCATGAGTTGGAGAGAAAGTATGCTGGTCTCTACCAGCCCATCTTTAACAAG AGACGGGCAGTGGTGTCTGGAGCAGTGGAGCCAACAGATGATGAATGCGAGTGGCAGAGTgaaggagaggaggaagagctGTCT GAGGATATGAAGAAGGCTGCTCtggaagagaagaaagaagattCAGCCACTGCTGAGGACCCTAAAGGCATCCCAGAGTTCTGGCTGACTATCTTCAAACATGTGGACATGCTGGGGGAAATGTTACAG GAGCATGACGAGCCCATCCTGAAACACTTGCAGGacatcacagtgaaattctctGCGCCAGGAGAGCCAATG AGCTTCACTTTGGAGTTCCATTTCGAGCCCAACAGCTACTTCAGCAATACCATCCTCACTAAAACGTACAAGATGAAATCGGAGCCAGATTCAGCAGACCCTTTCTCATTTGAGGGGCCAGAGATAGTGGACTGTGAGGG CTGCAAGATAGACTGGCAGAAAGGCAAGGACGTAACTGTGAAAACTATTAAGAAAAAGCAGAAGCACAAAGGTAGAGGAACAGTGAGGACCATCACCAAGGAAGTGGCACAGGATTccttctttaatttttttaaccctGTCAAAG CGTCTCCAGATGGAATG GATGAGGACCTGGACTTCACTCTTGCCACAGACTTTGAGATAGGTCATTTTTTCAGAGAGCGTATCATCCCCAGAGCTGTGCTGTATTTCACAGGAGAGGCTTTGGAAGATGATGAAAGT TTTGAAGAGGAGGATGTTGAAGAAGGCGATGAGGAG gaCCTTGATGAGGAGGgtgaagaggaagatgaaggcGATATTGACCCCACA GCATGA